In the genome of Streptomyces racemochromogenes, one region contains:
- a CDS encoding AMP-binding protein — protein sequence MTLPSVLDPFFALARSDPDRPAVVDNGVTVGYGQLAGWAGSVADLVATRGPAGAQPPVAVQVHHTARDIAAVLGVLAAGRAYVPVADGPAGHADAALRRLGCRELIATAGPGEVSAVDRVLRPNWGRTQAPPRETGEPVRAEDPAYVLFTSGSTGAPKAAAIPHGALHAVLPPLRRQYGVGPETVALNFHRMDGDTSLEEVLPVLLAGGLVVLEEDSEADLDRVLTDHEITLVNLPVDYWHVWTGHLLDSGRTVPASLETVVIGGEAVRPDMLERWRRLGADEVVLLNTYGSTETALVTHSAVLAGPGAPASFPAGVPIGRPLPSVRQVLVPRPDAPHGPAELLLAGPQLALGYVDDPERTAERFPAGDPAPGGERWYRTGDLVTETADGSLVFHGRIDHQVKIRGHRVDLLDVEGALGRLPGVTAVAAAGHRKGDHTALVAFVVLSGPAGSGDGTADLRERLREAVPAPLVPDRIIAVPELVHTRTGKVDRAGTLDRYL from the coding sequence ATGACCCTGCCCAGCGTGCTCGACCCCTTCTTCGCCCTCGCCCGATCCGACCCGGACCGGCCCGCGGTCGTCGACAACGGAGTGACCGTCGGCTACGGCCAACTGGCCGGCTGGGCAGGGTCCGTGGCCGACCTCGTCGCCACCCGCGGCCCGGCGGGCGCGCAGCCGCCGGTGGCCGTCCAGGTCCACCACACGGCCCGCGACATCGCGGCCGTCCTCGGCGTCCTCGCCGCCGGCCGCGCCTACGTCCCCGTGGCCGACGGCCCCGCCGGCCACGCCGACGCGGCCCTGCGCCGGCTCGGCTGCCGGGAGCTGATCGCCACCGCCGGCCCGGGGGAGGTGTCCGCCGTCGACCGGGTGCTGCGGCCCAACTGGGGCCGGACGCAGGCCCCGCCCCGCGAGACCGGGGAACCGGTGCGGGCCGAGGACCCCGCGTACGTGCTGTTCACCTCGGGTTCCACCGGCGCCCCCAAGGCCGCCGCGATCCCGCACGGCGCGCTGCACGCCGTACTGCCCCCGCTGCGGCGGCAGTACGGCGTCGGGCCGGAGACCGTGGCCCTCAACTTCCACCGCATGGACGGTGACACCAGCCTGGAGGAGGTCCTGCCGGTCCTGCTGGCGGGAGGGCTCGTCGTCCTGGAGGAGGACAGCGAGGCCGACCTCGACCGGGTCCTGACCGACCACGAGATCACCCTGGTCAACCTGCCCGTCGACTACTGGCACGTCTGGACCGGCCACCTGCTGGACTCGGGGCGGACCGTGCCGGCCTCGCTCGAGACCGTCGTGATCGGCGGCGAGGCCGTCCGCCCGGACATGCTGGAGCGCTGGCGGCGGCTCGGCGCGGACGAGGTCGTCCTGCTCAACACCTACGGGTCGACCGAGACCGCGCTCGTCACCCACAGCGCGGTCCTCGCCGGGCCGGGCGCGCCCGCCTCCTTCCCCGCCGGGGTGCCGATCGGACGGCCGCTGCCCTCCGTACGGCAGGTGCTCGTACCCCGCCCCGACGCGCCGCACGGGCCGGCCGAACTCCTCCTGGCCGGGCCCCAGCTGGCCCTCGGCTACGTGGACGACCCGGAGCGGACCGCCGAACGGTTCCCGGCAGGCGATCCCGCGCCCGGCGGCGAACGCTGGTACCGCACCGGGGACCTCGTCACGGAGACCGCCGACGGCTCGCTCGTCTTCCACGGCCGCATCGACCACCAGGTAAAGATCCGCGGCCACCGGGTGGACCTCCTCGACGTGGAGGGGGCCCTGGGCCGGCTCCCCGGCGTCACCGCCGTCGCCGCGGCCGGCCACCGCAAGGGCGACCACACGGCGCTGGTGGCGTTCGTCGTCCTGTCCGGCCCGGCCGGAAGCGGGGACGGCACGGCGGACCTGCGCGAGCGGCTGCGGGAGGCGGTGCCCGCTCCCCTGGTCCCCGACCGGATCATCGCCGTGCCCGAACTCGTGCACACCCGCACCGGCAAGGTCGACCGCGCGGGCACCCTGGACCGGTACCTGTGA
- a CDS encoding condensation domain-containing protein: MTAPAHQDAPPTGTGAAPPVPAEPAAEEIHGRLTGWLAEAVLTPDTDLTAPLRDLGVDSIDLIRTARRIETSYGVRVQLRELFAPRLTAASLAALVAERAARRGGAEAAPPGTAHDPVVLTPSQEQAWEEQTGERGQWNQAMLFTTRPGIDADLFAETVRRLVAGHASLRLAVEERPARRPRQRTAALATDGPPADALGPVLDTVEISELADADLSAAVTLRCELEQRSLDPRAGRVARFVRFDAGPSRPGRLLIVFHQLAIDMLSWSVVLADLEETYTALEAGRDDVWPAEGTSYPEWAEALAAHARTPEAEAEAEWWTQVARTPATLPPDLPAAGQGAPAQADPRAANTAATAATHLEEFPPDLTARLHAAARAHRAHPGDLVLHALGEALGERLGEPAVRVDVLRHGREESVGDTHLSRTTGWFTATVPVRLDLAPGTPAERLARTVGHLAALPGGGVGHGALARYGRPRTAAVLRGAPPSDVSFDYEGDDGDSLPLGTLLTDPAPEPVGDITAPHWTRPHAVEVIATTDDGTLRVEWWYSTALHRAATVRALAARHRALLTDLLTALSPTAPEAPTR; the protein is encoded by the coding sequence GTGACCGCCCCCGCACACCAGGACGCTCCGCCGACCGGGACGGGCGCCGCGCCGCCCGTCCCGGCCGAGCCCGCCGCCGAGGAGATCCACGGCCGCCTCACCGGCTGGCTCGCCGAGGCGGTCCTGACCCCCGACACGGACCTCACCGCCCCGCTGCGCGACCTCGGCGTGGACTCCATCGACCTGATCCGCACCGCCCGCCGCATCGAGACCTCGTACGGGGTACGGGTGCAGCTGCGCGAGCTGTTCGCACCCAGACTGACGGCGGCCTCCCTGGCCGCGCTGGTCGCCGAGCGGGCCGCCCGCCGCGGCGGAGCCGAGGCCGCCCCGCCCGGCACCGCACACGACCCGGTCGTCCTCACCCCCTCCCAGGAACAGGCGTGGGAGGAGCAGACGGGCGAACGCGGCCAGTGGAACCAGGCCATGCTCTTCACCACCCGGCCGGGCATCGACGCGGACCTGTTCGCCGAGACCGTGCGGCGGCTGGTCGCCGGCCACGCCTCGCTCCGCCTCGCCGTCGAGGAGCGTCCCGCGCGGCGGCCCCGGCAGCGGACGGCGGCCCTGGCGACCGACGGGCCGCCCGCCGACGCCCTGGGCCCGGTGCTCGACACCGTGGAGATCTCCGAGCTCGCCGACGCCGACCTGTCGGCGGCCGTCACCCTCCGGTGCGAGCTGGAGCAGCGCTCCCTGGACCCGCGGGCGGGCCGCGTGGCCCGCTTCGTCCGGTTCGACGCCGGTCCCTCCCGGCCCGGCCGGCTGCTGATCGTCTTCCACCAGCTCGCGATCGACATGCTGTCGTGGTCGGTGGTGCTGGCCGACCTGGAGGAGACCTACACGGCGCTGGAGGCCGGCCGGGACGACGTCTGGCCGGCCGAGGGCACCTCGTACCCCGAGTGGGCCGAGGCCCTGGCCGCCCATGCCCGCACCCCCGAGGCGGAGGCCGAGGCCGAGTGGTGGACGCAGGTGGCCCGCACCCCCGCCACGCTGCCGCCGGACCTGCCCGCCGCCGGGCAGGGGGCGCCGGCGCAGGCCGACCCGCGGGCCGCGAACACCGCGGCCACCGCCGCCACGCACCTGGAGGAGTTCCCGCCGGACCTCACCGCCCGCCTCCACGCCGCCGCCCGGGCCCACCGGGCCCACCCCGGCGACCTCGTGCTGCACGCGCTCGGGGAGGCCCTCGGCGAGCGGCTCGGCGAGCCGGCCGTACGCGTGGACGTTTTGCGCCACGGCCGCGAGGAGAGCGTCGGGGACACCCATCTGTCCCGCACCACGGGCTGGTTCACCGCCACCGTCCCGGTCCGCCTCGACCTGGCTCCCGGAACCCCGGCCGAACGGCTGGCCCGGACCGTGGGCCACCTCGCGGCCCTCCCCGGCGGCGGGGTCGGCCACGGAGCGCTCGCCCGGTACGGCCGGCCCCGGACGGCCGCCGTCCTGCGGGGCGCCCCGCCCAGCGACGTCTCGTTCGACTACGAGGGCGACGACGGCGACTCCCTGCCGCTGGGCACCCTGCTGACGGATCCGGCCCCGGAACCGGTGGGTGACATCACCGCGCCGCACTGGACCCGTCCGCACGCGGTGGAGGTGATCGCCACCACCGACGACGGGACGCTGCGCGTCGAGTGGTGGTACTCCACCGCCCTGCACAGGGCGGCGACCGTCCGCGCGCTCGCCGCCCGCCACCGGGCCCTGCTCACCGACCTCCTCACCGCACTGTCGCCCACCGCCCCCGAGGCACCCACCCGCTGA